A region of Flocculibacter collagenilyticus DNA encodes the following proteins:
- the murI gene encoding glutamate racemase, with translation MNSTKKIAILDSGIGGLTIYEELDRTLKDVEFHYLMDNRYLPYGELDADKLIERVFYKLDVLLQDTIPDLVVVACNTASTQVLDKLREKYSLPFVGVVPAIKPAAELSTSKHLCLLATPATINGDYVNNLILEFASECKITRFGSSKLVEIAELQFWSSTADTKNEQLLLELIPQECYQADTVVLGCTHFPMLKPLLVNMWPEGTKFIDSGAAIARRVKSLLYIGTDIEQHEPSMLKEVERYKGKHHFYMSAALTPTQIIRLNTAGFKHFNHI, from the coding sequence TTGAATAGCACAAAAAAAATAGCGATATTAGATTCTGGCATAGGCGGGTTGACGATTTATGAAGAGTTAGATCGTACGCTTAAGGATGTAGAGTTTCATTATTTAATGGATAACCGCTACTTACCTTATGGTGAGCTCGATGCAGATAAACTCATTGAGCGAGTATTTTATAAATTAGACGTATTACTGCAGGATACCATTCCTGATTTAGTTGTTGTTGCCTGCAACACCGCAAGTACTCAAGTGCTAGATAAATTACGTGAGAAATATTCCTTGCCATTCGTTGGTGTTGTTCCTGCAATTAAGCCTGCCGCTGAATTATCAACAAGCAAACATTTATGCTTATTAGCAACTCCCGCAACCATTAATGGTGACTACGTTAACAATTTGATTTTAGAATTTGCTTCGGAATGCAAAATTACACGATTTGGTTCCAGTAAATTAGTAGAAATAGCTGAATTACAATTTTGGAGTAGCACCGCTGATACTAAAAATGAACAGTTATTATTAGAGCTCATTCCTCAAGAGTGCTATCAAGCCGATACGGTGGTGCTGGGTTGTACACATTTTCCTATGCTAAAACCCCTATTAGTTAACATGTGGCCAGAAGGAACTAAGTTTATTGATAGTGGTGCAGCAATCGCGAGAAGAGTTAAATCGCTTCTATATATTGGTACAGATATAGAGCAACATGAGCCAAGTATGTTAAAAGAGGTGGAACGGTATAAAGGAAAGCATCACTTCTATATGTCAGCAGCGCTTACGCCAACACAAATTATCCGATTAAATACAGCTGGCTTTAAACACTTTAATCATATTTGA
- a CDS encoding RNA recognition motif domain-containing protein: protein MTSLQSSLLVSFALAVLGFFGLSVTGSFGLDAPSLFALGILIGGIVVTLLSKNGASTSVAQTKTLYVGNLPYRANEASVRQLFSEHGQVHSVRLLKDRQTGKRRGFGFVEMAEADVAKTIKALNDSEFQQRVLKVREAKERPESAGSDAEVENQ, encoded by the coding sequence ATGACATCATTACAATCTTCACTTCTTGTTTCCTTTGCTCTTGCAGTTTTGGGCTTTTTTGGTTTGTCAGTGACAGGCTCTTTTGGTTTGGACGCTCCAAGTTTATTTGCACTTGGTATATTAATAGGAGGTATTGTGGTTACATTACTTTCTAAAAACGGTGCTTCTACTTCTGTAGCGCAAACCAAAACACTATATGTAGGCAATTTGCCTTATCGTGCTAATGAAGCTTCTGTTAGACAGTTATTTTCAGAACACGGTCAGGTGCACTCTGTTCGATTATTAAAAGATCGTCAAACAGGTAAGCGTCGTGGTTTTGGTTTTGTTGAGATGGCTGAAGCTGACGTAGCAAAAACAATTAAAGCATTGAACGACTCTGAATTTCAACAACGTGTATTAAAGGTACGTGAAGCTAAAGAACGTCCTGAAAGTGCAGGCAGCGATGCTGAAGTAGAAAATCAATAA